The following DNA comes from Lemur catta isolate mLemCat1 chromosome 19, mLemCat1.pri, whole genome shotgun sequence.
TGAGTCCAGCAGGCCAGCGATCTCTGGGGGTCTTCGCGTCTGCCAGGTCCCCTGCCCGGCTGCATGCTAGCAAGCACTTCCTATGTGTCTCTCCCCAAGTGCTAGCGCTTCAATGTTTCCTTGAGGATCTTTCCCTCCCGATCTCAGGCCATTTGGGTTACCCTCAACCCCAGGCAGGGCTGATGAGAGCCTACCTGGGAAAGGATTTACACTTTCTGAGGGTACTTAAGCTGCTTGAGCTCCTGGAGCCATATTTTTCCCCAAGAAGGGGGAACTGGCACAGAATGAAACCAACAGGGGAAAAGAGGaccaagagacagagagagcaaacTTAATCTCATTTGAGCCCGCGTCCAGAtctacctgttttcttttcttttgcttaaagCAGTTGATTGAGTTTCTCCCACTTGCTGTCAGAAGAGCTCAGAGGCAGACAGCAAACGGCGATTACGTGTGTGATGACTGCgtcctccccacagccccaggtGTGGAGAAAATCAGCTCCATTTCGCAGATGAGAAAAAGTGAGGCTCAAAGAGAAGTTTGGAAACCCTCGGCCCTCTTCTCGAGCTCAGGTCTCGGAGCACTCTAGGGATGGCCTCCACAGGCTGTCACCCGGGCCAGTCCCTTCCTGGTCTCAGGTACCCCCaacccctcccaccttcccccacaCACGGACAGACTCCGGTTGGGCTGCAAGGGTGTCTGGTGTTTAATCTCGCGTTGCTGCCGCCAGGTGAGCGGTCAGGAAGGGAAGGGGGTTGTCCGGCTCGCTCCCGTTTCCGGATGCTGCTCCCGCCCCGTCCGCCGGGATCCTCCACACTCTGCCCACAGATGCGCTTGGCTGCCCGGCTCCGGGTTCACAGGGGGGGCCGCAGGGCCACAGCTAGGGCGGGTCTCGGGAGGCAAGGTAGGCAGCCAGGGTCACCAGAGCAGCCGCGTACGTGCACACGCCCAGCCCGACGGCGAGGACCCCCAGCAGGAAAGCGCGGCGGGAGGCGGCCCCTGCCCCCTGGACATCCCCCTTGGCCCAAGCCTTGTTGGTCTGTAGAGGCAGTGGGCAGCAGTGACCCAGGCATCCCTTCATCCCCACCCCGCTTCCTGCAGCCCCTGATGCCCCCCCACCCAACATACCCATTCATTCATATGTTCCCAAAacagagcacctactatgtgtcaggcacagcTGGGCGCTGGGGACGCTGGGTGACTAATAGAAACATACCTAGATTATTACGTGCCGCTGTTCTAACTCATTGAGTCTCACAATGACCCCCTGAGGTAGGAAttatcctcatttgtaaaatggggcacagagaagtgaagtgacttgtctAGAATCTTCCAGATAGCGGCAGACTCCTTCAGGTTCTTCACTACCACTCCAGCCTGCCTTCTatcttgcccccaccccccatcccccctcaGGTGTTGCTCCTCTTGTTTCCGTGGCGCATTCTGCTCTTTTATACCCAGTCCCCTCCCAGTCCCACACACTGACCTTCTGGGCCAGACAGAAGGCAGCGATGCCCACGGGCCAGAAACAGCACAGCATGGAGAAGACAGCCAGTCCAAGGTGGTCGTGGGGtaggagaggggagagg
Coding sequences within:
- the TMEM91 gene encoding transmembrane protein 91 isoform X1, which codes for MDSPSLRELQQPLLAGTGCEPPAQKPGQPELGPLLRETAFVESLRGWQFLLPPLPSVSAGLGEPVPPDVEDMSSSDSDSDSDWDGGGHLSPLLPHDHLGLAVFSMLCCFWPVGIAAFCLAQKTNKAWAKGDVQGAGAASRRAFLLGVLAVGLGVCTYAAALVTLAAYLASRDPP